The region GTTCTGCTCCATGCGGACCTCCGGGAAGATGTCCGCGGTCGGCAGTTTGTCCGCCGGAATCTCTGCCATCAGGCCCATGTCGACGGCGCGCGGCACGTCAACTCCGTCGATTACGAAGACATCCCAGTCGCCGGGGCGGGACTGCTCGACGATCGAAAGACCGGCGCCCGTCCCCTCGTATTCCTTGAGGTTAACCTTGACGTTGTTCGCCTTCTCGAAGGGCTCGATCAGCGCGGGATCGGTATGGTCGCACCACACCAGCGCGTTCAGTTCCTCCTGGGCACTGGCCGAAAGCGTCGTCGCCGCAAGGCCGGAGACAACGGCCGCGGTGGCCAGAAGCGAGCGGCGGGCGAGACGTGAAATGGTTTTCGTCATTGTACTATCCCTCTGGTTCGAAGCCCTGCATGCAAGGCTTGCGTGCAAATTGCGACGCTCGTTTCGGCGTCTTGAGAAAAAGATTGAACGAATTCATTTTTTAAGTCAATATCAAACTTGAGGGAATTCAAGGAGCGTCGAATGGCCGGATTGAGGGAAAAGCAGAAGGCGGACAAGAACCGCCGGATTCTGGAAGCCGCCACGACCCTGTTCCGTGAATCCGGCTACGACAACGCCCGCATCGAGGACATCGCCGAGATGGCCGAAGTCTCGGTCGGCACGCTTTATAATTACTACCAGAACAAGGGCGACATCCTTGTCGCCACCGTCTCGATGGAAGTAACCGAGGTGCTCGAGGCCGGCGAACGCGTCATCGCCAATCCTCCCCTCAACGTCGAGGAAGCTCTGCGTACCCTGATCGAGCAGTACTACGACCATTCGCTGTTCTATCTCAGCAAGGAGATGTGGCGGACGGCAATGGCGATTTCGATCCAGCAGCCGGAGACGCCGCTGAGCAGGCGCTATACGGAACTCGACAGTGAACTCTCCGCGCAGATCGTTCGCCTCGTCGCCACGCTGCAAAAGCGCGGCGCAGTCATCGCCTCGATCGAGGCTCAAGCGATCGGCGAAGTTATCTTCAACAATCTCAACATGATGTTCATCGAATTCGCCAAGGTCGAGGCAATGCCGCTCGAGGTCCTGAAGACCCGCGTCGCGGCTCAGCACAGGCCGATTGCCGCGCTGATCAGTAGCGTCAAGGCCGTTTGAAACATCCAACCTACGGTACAATCATGACCGACACACTGAATGCCGTGCTCGCGGCGGCCGACACTCTCGTATCGGCCTTTGCCCGTCACGACCGTGACGCCTACTTCTCCGCTTTTGCGACCGATGCGACGTTTGTGTTCCACAACCTCGACCGCACGCTCGCAAGTCGCGCCGAGTACGAAGCCGAGTGGCGCGTCTGGGAGGAACGAGACGGCTTCCGCGTGCTCGGCTGCCGCTCAAGCGAACGCAGGGTTCAACTTGCCGGCGACGCCGCGATTTTCACGCACGCCGTTGAAACCGAGCTTTCCCTTGGAGGCGAGATGCTCACCAACCGTGAGCGCGAGACCATCGTGTTCTCCCGTGACGAGAAAGGCCTCTGGATGGCCGTTCACGAGCATTTGTCGCCGGCCGGCTGAACCGTGAGACATGCCGGGGCGGACGTCACGACGTCGTATGTTCGCCCGCCCGAACCATGTTTCGCGGCAGAGGCGATGAGCCGGCACGCCCAGTCTCTCCCGCGCCTTGGAGCGGCTCCAAGGAAACACGTGTGAAAACAATGGTGTCACGCCTTGTAAACGAAGTGCTTTGGATTGGCACGCCTCAGGGCGCCGCTCTTCCGAAGCCAAGCAGCTTGTCGATCTTCCCCAGCACATAGGAGTAGGAGCGCACTGTGGAGGGAAACGCTCCTCGGTTCCCCTCGATCGTCGTGACGATCCCATGCTCATATGAATCGACAATCCCGATATGCCCCATCCAGTGGTTTAGCGCGACACGCCACCAGACAATGATGTCTCCGGGGGCCGGCGGGCTTACCAGGCTTCCCTCGTAGTCCCACCCCTTCTGCTTGAACTTCTTGAGCACCGCCCGTGCCCCGGCGTCGGGAGCGAATGGCATGTGTCCGGGGTTCCCATCGTCAAAACAATACGAGACAAACGAGGCGCACCAGCTCGCTCCGGCTGCGGCTCCCGTGACGGCTCGATATCGGTCAATATCGGGTCCCAGATTGTCGCCCGACGTCTCGCCGGAATTGCTCGCCAGCTCCCTCCTCGCCACCTGCAGTGCATTCCAGCCCGTCTGGGACGATGATGCCGGCATTCCGTTCGAC is a window of Sinorhizobium sp. BG8 DNA encoding:
- a CDS encoding CHAP domain-containing protein, producing MLLKRGMIGAAVGGLVNDLIAVGFSPDSGPGNNFNAGVERAVKAFQSANIGPNLLPLVIDGQVGPLTRYALDVALGHIAAPVVPNVPLSSNGMPASSSQTGWNALQVARRELASNSGETSGDNLGPDIDRYRAVTGAAAGASWCASFVSYCFDDGNPGHMPFAPDAGARAVLKKFKQKGWDYEGSLVSPPAPGDIIVWWRVALNHWMGHIGIVDSYEHGIVTTIEGNRGAFPSTVRSYSYVLGKIDKLLGFGRAAP
- a CDS encoding nuclear transport factor 2 family protein, encoding MTDTLNAVLAAADTLVSAFARHDRDAYFSAFATDATFVFHNLDRTLASRAEYEAEWRVWEERDGFRVLGCRSSERRVQLAGDAAIFTHAVETELSLGGEMLTNRERETIVFSRDEKGLWMAVHEHLSPAG
- a CDS encoding TetR/AcrR family transcriptional regulator codes for the protein MAGLREKQKADKNRRILEAATTLFRESGYDNARIEDIAEMAEVSVGTLYNYYQNKGDILVATVSMEVTEVLEAGERVIANPPLNVEEALRTLIEQYYDHSLFYLSKEMWRTAMAISIQQPETPLSRRYTELDSELSAQIVRLVATLQKRGAVIASIEAQAIGEVIFNNLNMMFIEFAKVEAMPLEVLKTRVAAQHRPIAALISSVKAV